The sequence AAATAAAACATCATTATCTAAAATCAAAAGAATTTTTACATGAATTAACTATAAATACTTACTTTGAATCGATTTTAGATACAAAAGTATATGACAAATGGTTTGAAACATATATACCAAAAGTTTGGTAATTAACTATAATTCATCATTTCTTTCAAAGTTAAAACAAATATCAAGATAACCATGAAAAGTTTCAAAAACATTTATCAGCTCCTCATCACAACTTCCATCATATCCTATAAATATTATGCCAATATTATTATCTGAAACAATGGAAATTAATTTACATTTATGATTTAATGCATTACAAATATCTCCCAATGATGGAATAATCGCACCAAAAAAATGATTATGAGTTGCTATTAAAAGATTATCTTTTTCACCTTCACTTTCAAGTTGAATAGGTGTTTCCACAATCAATTCATTACCTTCCACCAAATCACAAACTAATCTTAAATCTTTATTCACTACTGTCAAATATTCCTTATTAGAATTTTGAGTATTCATCAAATGATATATTGATATTAAAATAATATATTCCATATTTGGATACTTTTTAATTAACCCCTCTAACAAATTTCTTGATGAAGGTGGTTCTATATTCTCATCATTAGACCCCTCCCATTTGAATGAATTTAAAGGATTGAATCTGCTAAAAAAATTTTTTAATCGTGAAAAAGCATTAAATTTAATCATAATCATTACACCCAGATTTATTTTTATTTACAAACTATATAAATCATTTAGTTATAAATCAAAGCAATTTTACAAGGTTAAATTAATATTTGAAAGTAAAAATAATTTTTCAAAGCAAGAACAATGGATTAATAGTTAACTATATTATATAATAAAATCATATTATTAATATTATCAAAAATTAGGACTGTGTAAAAATGGAATTAATATGGTTTTATGTTGCCGTTGTTTTAGCTATAAGTGATGTATTGCACACCACCTTGATGTGGAAGGTATTCAATAACTTCTATATCCTATTAGGAGGTTTGATTCAACAATCCACTCATTCAACCTGGCAGACTTGGCTGGCACATGAAAGCATGGAAGCAGGATTCCATTTCATTGTATTGTCAATAGTTTTCCTGAATCCAGTGATTGGAATACAAGCAGCCCTTATTCATTTTGTAATTGATGTAACCCATACTATTTTAATAAGAGATATGGGCGAGTTAGAGCATAGAGCACTTCATTTTGTTATTGAATCTCTATTTTTCATGTTAATTTATGGATTTTAAATAGGAGTTATTAAATGCCAGTTATAACATTCAAATATGATGATTTAAAAGAATTAGGAATAGATATGGACAAAGATGAACTGATAGACACTTTACCAATGATGTCTAGTGATATTGAAGATTTTGATGACGAGGAAATCAAAGTCGAATTCTTCCCAAACCGTCCGGACAACTTATCTGTTGAAGGAGTGGCAAGATCATTTAAGGGGTTCATCGGTCAGGAAATAGGTTTGCCTGACTATAAAGTAGTGCCTTCCAATGAAGAAGTAATTGTTGAAGCGGAAGTTGCCAAAATCAGACCATATATTGCTTTTGCAAAGATTGACAATGTTGATTTTACTGGCGATAAACTCAAATATGTAATGGATTTCCAGGAAAACCTCCACTGGGTTATTGGAAGGGACAGGAAAAAAGTGGCAATCGGTATACATAATGCAGACGTAGTAACCGCCCCATACAAATACATTGCAACACCTAAAGATGCAAATGCATTCGTTCCTTTAGAAAAAGATACAGAAATGACTCCTCAGGAAATCTTAACCGAGCATGACAAAGGTAAAGATTATGCTCATTTGATTGAAGACTTTGACAAATATCCTTTAATTTTAGATAAAGATGACAATGTATTGTCCATGCCTCCAATCATCAACGGTGAGCTGACCAAAATCAGGGAAGATACTAGAAACATCATTGTTGATGTAACCGGTACTGATGAAAGGGCAGTCAATCAAGCGCTAAACATTATCTGCTCTTCATTTGCTGAAGTTGGAGGAGAAATCAAATCTATGGAAGTCAAATACAGTGACAAAACCATTACTTCCCCGGATTTAACTCCACAGGAGATGAATGTTCATGTTGATACTGCTAACGAATTGATTGGCGGAACCGATTTAACCGCACAGGACATTCATGATTTGCTCTTAAAAGCTCGTTTTGATGCTGAAATATTAAATGACAATGAAGTAAAAGCAATTATTCCTGCTTACAGAGTGGACATCCTTCATGAAGTGGACATTGTTGAAAATATTGCTGTTCAATATCATATTAACAGTGTTGAAGCTAAATTGCCTGAAATCAACACCGTTGCTTATGAAAACAATTGGTTTAAAGCTGAATCAACAATTCGTGAAGTCATGATCGGTTTGGGATTCCAGGAAGTTATGAGTCTTATGCTTACCAGTGAAGATGCTCACTACACCAAAATGAACCAGGAAGAAAAACCTCACGTTCAGGTTGCAAGGCCGATTACAATCGACAGAACCATGATTAGAACAAGCTTAATTAATTCACTGATGGAATTTTTAGAGGACAACAAGCATGAAGACTTGCCTCAAAAGATCTTTGAAATCGGTGATGTCTTATACCTTGATGAATCAAAAGAAAACAAGACTGTTTCATCCAAAAAATTAGCTGCAGTGATTTGCCATTCAACTGCTAACTTTACTGAAATCAAATCTGTAATGAGCAGTGTTTTATCCAACTTAGGATACACAATGGAAATATCAGACAGCAAAAACAGGACTTTCATTGAAGGCAGAGTTGCTGATGTGACTGGAGTTTCTAACGCAGGTTCAATTGAAGGTTTCTTCGGTGAGGTTTCACCTGAAGTAATTACTAATTTTACCCTAGATTATCCTGTTATTGCATTTGAAATTGAATTTATCAACAAATAAATTCTTTTTCAATACCATAATTTTCTCATTTGTGTTTCCATTTGAGAGTAATTGCTCATCTGTGGTATGGCATCATAATTATTGAAAAGGAAGATTAAAATAAGTAAAAGAATTATAAAAGCCATCAAAATTATTGTCCATCTTCTCAATTATATCCCACCACGTCAAAAAATAAATATTAATCAATAAGTTTAGCTATATCTTCACCTTTGGAAGTTAGTCTATACACTCTATTTTTGCGTTTTTCCTCATTGATGCATTCGGCAACACCACATTCCTTAAGTTCACGCAGAACCTTGGAAATGTGATTTGTACGAATTCCAATGTCTTCAGCCAAATCCGTAGGTATTTTATCCCCATCATTTAATGATTTGACAGATTTCTCTCTATATGAGGAACTGATTACATAACCGTAAGTCTTTAATGTCTCATCATCCATAATAATCACATCTTAATAATATATTACTCTCCAATTATAGTTAAAGTTATTGTTCTGTTGCTTCTTGGCCCATCAAGTTCAATGAAAAATACTGACTGCCAAGTGCCTAAATCCAATTTATTATTTTTAATCGGCAGACACTCACTTGATGAAAGGAGAAATGACTTCAGGTGTGAGTGTGCATTATTGTCAATCCTGTCATGATTATATGAGAATTTATTCGGAATTAAATTATCCAAAGTGAATTCCAAGTCCCCAAGCAAACCTGCCTCGTTTTCATTAACGACAATGGCCGAAGTGGAATGTTTTGAAAAAATTGAGATTAAACCTGTTTCTATGTCAATCAATTCATTGATTTTTGAAGTGATATCAATGATTTCAAAGTTTTTATTTGTATTTAATTTTAAAAAATGAGTTCTGACTGTCATTAATTAATTATTAGTCAATCTAATATAAAAAGAAAAAGAAAAAAAAATTAATAATATTTGTTTCTTCTATCAATTGCAGTATAGATTATGAACAATCCAATGATTATTAGCACAATTTGAGGAAATACCGCTGCAATTATTGCTGGAATCACTCCCAGATTAACAAGTAACCATAATACGCCATAAATTACAATTATCGCTCCAAATACGATTGCAATCTTATAGGTCAAATCCTTAATATCAGGAATGTCAAACATAGGCATTAGTATCACTACAACTCTTTGGTACCGTCATCTGTTCCGATGATTACCTTATCAACCATCTGTGAGAATATTCCGTTTTCAACCACACCAGGTATTGAGTTCAAGTCAATTTCCATGTGTGCCGGAGAGTCAATCTTATCAAATTTGGCATCGATTACGAAGTTGCCATTGTCGGTGATTACAGGTCCGTCTTTTCTTTGAGCCATTCTAATCTCACAAGTTGCACCCATATCCTCCAATGCTTTTATAACCATTCTTGATGCATCAGGAAGCACTTCTACAGGTACTGGGAAATTTCCCAATTCTTCAACCACTTTTGATTCATCCACAATGACTATGAACTTGTCTGCAGCATAATCAACAATCTTTTCTTTAGTGTGTGCTGCTCCTCCACCTTTAATTAAATTGAAATCAGCGTCAACTTCATCTGCTCCATCAACTGATAAGTCAATATCCTGCTCTTCTAAGGTAGTTATTGGAATGTTCCATTGTTTAGCTATTAACAATGATTGAAATGATGTTGGAATTCCCATTACTTTAATCCCTTCCTCCTTTATTCTCATTCCTACTTTTTCAATGAAAAAATGTGTGGTTGAACCGGTACCCAGTCCTAAAACCATTCCATCTTCAACATATTCAGCAGCTTTATATCCGGCATTCTTTTTAGAAGAACTATTACTACTAGTGTCTTTCATTTATATCACAAATCCTAATGTTAATTTATTAAGCTTATAACCTTTTTTACATTCCTCTTTATGTTTTCCACCATTGTCCAGAACGATACATTTATCGTTTTCAACCAAACCGTCAGGGAAACACAAATCATGAAACTCACAATTCTCATCACAATCAGGTGCATTAAATGTGAATGTTGATCCTTCAAAAATATTTTTTGAAGTTGTCAAAATATCTATTTTAGCCCTATCGACTTCAACTGGAATTACTTTTCCTCCAGAGTGAATTGGACAATTTTGTTCATTTTCTTTAATGCCTGTGACAACATATTTTCTGTTCAACTCCAAATTGCCTATGCAGGATGATTTAAACCGGCAATTTTCACATTCATCAGCAGGACCTAAAAAAACGAATTCCTGACCTTCCTTTGCTAAATCTTTACCTATCAATGTAATCATCTAAATCACCTCTGTTTTATAAGCCAGCTCGTAAGCCGCCTCTTTTGAAATTCCATTATCTCCCAAAATAGTGTATCTTTCAGGCCTGATTTTATGAGCCATAACCAATGCTTCAATAATATCCCCATCAGGAATATTCAGTTCTTTTGCAGTGGTTGGTGCCTGTACTGCCTTAAGAGCATTCCTTATTGCTTTCCAGTCCCCTCCGTGAAGATACATCATCAATATTGTACCTATACCACATTGCTCTCCGTGAAGTGCAGGTTTGTCTGCGATTTTATCCAGAGCATGTGAGAAAAGGTGTTCAGATCCGCTTGCAGGGCGTGATGAGCCTGCAATGCTAATTGCCATTCCTCCACTGAACAGTGAT is a genomic window of Methanobrevibacter sp. containing:
- the pheT gene encoding phenylalanine--tRNA ligase subunit beta: MPVITFKYDDLKELGIDMDKDELIDTLPMMSSDIEDFDDEEIKVEFFPNRPDNLSVEGVARSFKGFIGQEIGLPDYKVVPSNEEVIVEAEVAKIRPYIAFAKIDNVDFTGDKLKYVMDFQENLHWVIGRDRKKVAIGIHNADVVTAPYKYIATPKDANAFVPLEKDTEMTPQEILTEHDKGKDYAHLIEDFDKYPLILDKDDNVLSMPPIINGELTKIREDTRNIIVDVTGTDERAVNQALNIICSSFAEVGGEIKSMEVKYSDKTITSPDLTPQEMNVHVDTANELIGGTDLTAQDIHDLLLKARFDAEILNDNEVKAIIPAYRVDILHEVDIVENIAVQYHINSVEAKLPEINTVAYENNWFKAESTIREVMIGLGFQEVMSLMLTSEDAHYTKMNQEEKPHVQVARPITIDRTMIRTSLINSLMEFLEDNKHEDLPQKIFEIGDVLYLDESKENKTVSSKKLAAVICHSTANFTEIKSVMSSVLSNLGYTMEISDSKNRTFIEGRVADVTGVSNAGSIEGFFGEVSPEVITNFTLDYPVIAFEIEFINK
- a CDS encoding winged helix-turn-helix domain-containing protein, whose protein sequence is MDDETLKTYGYVISSSYREKSVKSLNDGDKIPTDLAEDIGIRTNHISKVLRELKECGVAECINEEKRKNRVYRLTSKGEDIAKLID
- a CDS encoding secondary thiamine-phosphate synthase enzyme YjbQ is translated as MTVRTHFLKLNTNKNFEIIDITSKINELIDIETGLISIFSKHSTSAIVVNENEAGLLGDLEFTLDNLIPNKFSYNHDRIDNNAHSHLKSFLLSSSECLPIKNNKLDLGTWQSVFFIELDGPRSNRTITLTIIGE
- the rpiA gene encoding ribose-5-phosphate isomerase RpiA, whose protein sequence is MKDTSSNSSSKKNAGYKAAEYVEDGMVLGLGTGSTTHFFIEKVGMRIKEEGIKVMGIPTSFQSLLIAKQWNIPITTLEEQDIDLSVDGADEVDADFNLIKGGGAAHTKEKIVDYAADKFIVIVDESKVVEELGNFPVPVEVLPDASRMVIKALEDMGATCEIRMAQRKDGPVITDNGNFVIDAKFDKIDSPAHMEIDLNSIPGVVENGIFSQMVDKVIIGTDDGTKEL
- a CDS encoding UPF0179 family protein, which translates into the protein MITLIGKDLAKEGQEFVFLGPADECENCRFKSSCIGNLELNRKYVVTGIKENEQNCPIHSGGKVIPVEVDRAKIDILTTSKNIFEGSTFTFNAPDCDENCEFHDLCFPDGLVENDKCIVLDNGGKHKEECKKGYKLNKLTLGFVI